A window of Rhodococcus sp. SGAir0479 contains these coding sequences:
- a CDS encoding acyl-CoA dehydrogenase family protein, with the protein MRVTHEVTNQVPPLIDHDAAAYPPILEALQREGAHDALDEVHRVGRLAGSADAQTLGDLAEAHPPALRTHDRYGHRIDEVDYDPAYHQLMDTAVELGLHGAPWADPSPHAHLVRAAKMAVWGQVDAGHGCPISMTYAAVPALRHEPELALQYEPLLTARVYDPELRAPLTKPGLIAGMSMTEKQGGSDVRAGTTRAVPQSDGSYLLTGHKWFTSAPMSDIFLVLAQAPEGLTCFLLPRVLPDGTRNAMHLQRLKDKLGNHSNASSEVEYDEAVAWRVGPGGRGVRTIIEMVNMTRLDCTIGTATGMRVGVTQAAHHAMHRSAFGAHLIDQPLMRNVLADLAVESEAATTVALWLAGLNDRADNGDPQASILRRVALAVSKYYVCKRGPVHAAEALECLGGNGYVEESRMPRLYREAPLLSVWEGSGNVAALDVLRAMARQPETVEAFFDELDDSAGADARLDAAVERLKASFTDFDTLQLRARRVVGDMALALQGALLVRHGHPAVSDAFCATRLDGDWGSVFGTLPAGLDLAPIIDRATPKVGS; encoded by the coding sequence ATGAGGGTCACGCACGAGGTCACCAACCAGGTTCCGCCGCTGATCGACCACGACGCGGCCGCCTACCCGCCGATCCTCGAGGCGCTGCAGCGCGAGGGTGCCCACGATGCGCTCGACGAGGTGCACCGGGTGGGGCGGCTGGCCGGCAGCGCCGACGCGCAGACCCTGGGCGACCTCGCGGAAGCCCACCCGCCGGCGCTGCGCACGCACGATCGCTACGGCCACCGCATCGACGAGGTGGACTACGACCCGGCCTATCACCAGCTGATGGACACCGCGGTCGAACTGGGCCTGCACGGCGCCCCGTGGGCGGATCCGAGCCCGCACGCGCACCTCGTCCGCGCCGCCAAGATGGCGGTGTGGGGTCAGGTCGATGCCGGCCACGGGTGCCCGATCTCGATGACCTACGCCGCGGTTCCGGCGCTGCGCCACGAGCCCGAACTGGCGCTGCAGTACGAACCGCTACTCACGGCCCGCGTCTACGACCCGGAACTGCGCGCGCCACTCACCAAGCCCGGGTTGATCGCGGGCATGTCGATGACCGAGAAGCAGGGCGGTTCGGACGTCCGGGCGGGAACCACCCGCGCGGTCCCCCAGTCCGACGGCTCCTATCTGCTCACCGGGCACAAGTGGTTCACCTCCGCCCCGATGTCGGACATCTTCCTGGTGCTGGCGCAGGCGCCCGAGGGCCTGACGTGCTTCCTGCTGCCGCGGGTGCTGCCGGACGGCACCCGCAACGCGATGCACCTGCAGCGGCTCAAGGACAAGCTCGGCAATCACTCCAACGCGAGCAGCGAGGTGGAGTACGACGAGGCCGTCGCGTGGCGCGTCGGGCCCGGGGGCCGCGGCGTCCGGACCATCATCGAGATGGTGAACATGACGCGGCTCGACTGCACGATCGGGACCGCGACCGGCATGCGCGTCGGCGTGACGCAGGCCGCGCACCACGCGATGCACCGCAGCGCATTCGGTGCACACCTGATCGACCAGCCGCTGATGCGCAACGTCCTCGCCGACCTGGCCGTCGAGTCGGAGGCCGCGACCACGGTCGCGCTGTGGCTGGCCGGGCTCAACGACCGCGCCGACAACGGTGACCCGCAGGCGTCGATCCTGCGCCGCGTCGCGCTCGCGGTGAGCAAGTACTACGTGTGCAAACGCGGCCCCGTGCACGCGGCCGAGGCCCTGGAGTGCTTGGGCGGCAACGGCTATGTCGAGGAGTCGCGGATGCCGCGGCTGTACCGGGAGGCACCGTTGCTGTCGGTGTGGGAGGGATCGGGCAACGTCGCGGCGCTCGACGTCCTGCGCGCGATGGCCCGCCAGCCCGAGACGGTCGAGGCCTTCTTCGACGAGCTCGACGACAGCGCGGGCGCCGACGCGCGCCTCGACGCCGCCGTCGAACGGCTGAAGGCCTCGTTCACCGACTTCGACACCCTGCAGCTGCGGGCCCGCCGGGTGGTGGGCGACATGGCGCTGGCGCTGCAGGGCGCACTCCTGGTCCGGCACGGTCACCCCGCGGTGTCCGACGCCTTCTGCGCGACGCGTCTGGACGGCGACTGGGGCAGCGTGTTCGGCACGCTGCCCGCGGGACTCGATCTGGCTCCGATCATCGACCGCGCCACCCCCAAGGTGGGGTCCTGA